The Anaerolineales bacterium region TCGAATACTTTATCGTCTTCGGGATCCAGTTTCTCGCTATGGACAAGTATCTCTTCGGCGCGGTCGAGGAGCGGCATGGGTAGATTCTGCAGGGCGTAACTGTACGGCTCCTGCACATCCTGATCGAGCGCTTCGCGCGAAAGGCGGAACATCTCCTGATGGTCGCTGTGCTCAAAGTCGCTGATGGAGAGACGCGGCAGACCGGCTTCGAGCAAGGCGCGGTCTACGCGGTAGAGCAATTCCGGCTGGCGGATGATGATGCTCATGCAGTGCGACTCGAGGCGTACGGTGCTGTCTTCAATGCTGGGTACGGGGCGCGCCTCGGGCAGGCTTGGAGTGGCGGCCGGGGTGCGGCGGCGGGGCGCGGCGGCACGAGTTGGGCGCTCAGCCATGAGGCTGCGTTCGTCCACCTGGAGCAGGCGGGCCAGTTTTTGGGTGTAGCTGTCGCGCTCCACTGGGCTAGGCACATCGGCAATAAGCGGCAGCACCTGGGCCGCCAGCTCGCGCTTGACCTTAGCGTCTTGCAGGTCTTTGCCGGCAGCCAGGCTGTACATCACATGCTCCACAATGGGGCGGGCGGCCAACAGCAGGCGCGGCCAGGCTTCAGGGTCGGCGGAAACGATCTCGTCAGGGTCTTTGCCGTCTGGCAGGGCGGTGACGCGAATATCGGCCTGGAGGCGGCCTTCATGGCGCAGCAGGCCGCGGGCATCGAAGACGGGGTCGGCCTCACGGTCAAGACTCTTGCGAGCGACTTCCAGGCCGCGCAGGGTGGCTTTGTCACCGGCGGCATCGGCATCGAGCGCAAGTACGATGCGGGTGGTGAGACGCTTGAGGGTGCGGAGCTGTTGCTCACCCAGCGCGGTGCCCATGGGCGAGACCGCGTTTGGGAACCCTGCCTGGTGCAGTGCGATGACATCCATGTAACCTTCGACCAGCACGGCTTCATCCTGGGTGCGGATGTTCTTGCGAGCCTTGTCCATTCCGTAGAGCAGGTTGCTTTTGTCGAAGAGAGGCCCCTGGGCGGAGTTGAGATATTTAGGCAACGATTCTTCGCTAAGAGCGCGGGCGCCAAAGCCAGCCATTTTGCCGTTGGCGTCTCGGATGGGGAAGATGAGGCGGTGACGGAAGCGGGCGTAGCGGCGCCCATCATCGGCCTGGCTGAGCAGGCCGGCTTCCATCATTTCGTCGAGGGTAAAGCCGGCTTGCTGTACGGCGGCGGCCAGCGGCTCGAGGGTATCGGGGGCGTAGCCCAGTTCGAAGGCGGCGATGGTCTCATCGGTCAGGCTGCGGCCATGTAGGTAGTTGAGCACCGGGGCGCCGGAGGGGGTCTGGAGCTGAGCCTGGTAGAAGCGCGCGGCGGCTTCCAGCGCATCTCGCAGGCGGCCGTGCTGCTCTTTGGCGGCCTGCTCCATGGGGCTTTGCGGGCGCAACTGTACGCCGGCGCGGTCGGCCAGGCGGCGCAGGGCTTCGGTGAAATCAAGCCCTTCCTTTTTCATTACATATTTGAAGATGTCGCCACCCTCGTTGCACTGGCCGAAGCAACGCCAGGTGCCGGATTCGGGGAAGACGACAAAAGAGGGCGTGCGCGTGTTGCTGTGGAAGGGGCAGAAGCCGGAGAGACTCTTGCCGGCGCGGCGGAGTTGTACACCGCTCTCAGAGACGATGTCTTCGATGGCTAAACGAGCTTTAATTTCCTCAACATTGCTCATAAACACATTTAACTGCAACAGGCGAAGACGGCAGGAAGCGGATTATACCTGCCGAGCCTGATCGTCTCTGGTTTATAAATCGTGCATGGTAGCATTTTAGAAACTCCAACATCCATCTGATAGGGAAGTCATGCCGTACAAATCACAGCAGCCTATCCAATTTGCCCTTCCTGAGCGAATCAACCGCCTGGGTGACCTGGCCTACAACTTGTGGTGGACCTGGCAGCCATCTGCGCAAGATCTATTCCAAAGCATTGACCCGGTTCTGTGGCAGGCCAGTGCGCATAACCCGGTTGTTTTTCTGCGAGACCTGCCGCCGCTCACCCTGCAGACCGCCAGCATAGACCTCAATTTCACTGAACACTATGACCGGGTCGTCTCCGCTTTTGATGCCTACATGGCGCCAGCTGAGAATTGGTTCAACCAGACGCACCCAGAACATATCAAGAAGCCGATCGCGTACTTTTCTTCGGAGTTCGGTTTGCATGAAACCGTGCCGATCTATGCGGGCGGCTTGGGCATTTTAGCCGGCGACCATTTGAAGGAAGCGAGTGACCTGGGGCTGCCGTTGGTGGCGGTGGGCTTTCTGTATACGCACGGTTATTTCTTCCAGCATATAAGTGAGGACGGCTGGCAAGAGTCTCGCCCGGTGACTCTTAAGTTCGAAGAGATGCCGGTGCTGCCGGTGGTCGATGCGGAAGGCAAGCCGCTGATGGTTTCGCTGGAGCTGCCCGGCCGCAGCCTGGATGCGCAGGTATGGGAGATCCGTGTGGGCCGTGTGCCCCTGTATCTGCTTGACAGCAATGTGGACAGCAACAGCGACACAGACCGCCAGCTGACGGCGCGCCTTTACAGCAGCGACTTGGACCTGCGCATAGCGCAGGAAATGCTGCTAGGCATCGGCGGCGTGCGTGCGTTGCGGACGCTTGGGTACAACCCCGCGGTGTGGCACATGAACGAAGGCCATTCTGCCTTCCTGGGCCTGGAGCAGGCGCGCGAGCTGGTGCAGGGCGGGCTGGGGATCGACGAAGCGATCAAGCGGGTGCGCATGCACAACGTATTCACCACGCACACCCCGGTGCCGGCCGGCAACGACGAGTTCCCCATCTGGCTGATCGACCGTTATTTCTCGCAGTACTGGTCGGAACTGGGCCTCGACCAGGAAGGCTTCATCAAGCTGGCGCACCAGGTGGTGGGCTGGGGCGAGGCGTTCAGTATGCCGGTGCTGGCGATGCGCTTCTCCGCCCAGCACAATGGCGTGTCTGAACTGCACGGCCAGGTGGCGCGCAACATGTGGCATGGCCTGTGGCCGGGGCGGTCTGAGGAGCAGGTGCCGATCAGCTACATCACCAACGGCATCCACACGCAGACCTGGCTGAGCAAGCGCATGGGCCAGTTGTACAACAAGCACCTGGGTACCTGGCGAGCGCATTTGGATGAGCCTGAGGCCTGGCAGAAGATCCATGACATCCCGAATGAAGAGCTGTGGCGGGCGCGCCGGCATGCCAAACGCAAGCTGGCGTTCTGGGTTCGCGAGCGCGTGCGTCGCCAGTGGCTGCACGAGGGCATTCATCCGGTGCAGGTGGTGGCGGGCGGCGCAATGCTGGACCCGTATGCATTGACGATAGGCTTTGCGCGGCGTTTTGCCTCATATAAGCGGGCCAACCTGGTGCTGCAGGATCTGGAGCGCCTGATCGCTTTGGTGAACAAGCCCGACCGCCCGGTACAGATCCTGTTCGCGGGCAAGGCCCACCCGGCGGATGAGGCAGGCAAGCAGCTGATCCAGGAGGTCTACCGCGCGGTCAAGAAGGCAGAGACCGGCGGGCGGCTTGTGTTCCTTGAGGGATACGACATGGAGCTGGCGCGCTATCTGGTACAGGGCGTTGACGTATGGCTGAACACCCCGCGCCGCCCGATGGAGGCCTCGGGCACATCAGGCCAGAAGGCGGCGCTGAATGGCGCGCTCAACTTCTCGATTTTGGATGGATGGTGGCGCGAGGGCTACAACGGCAAGAATGGATGGGCGATCGGGGCGGAACAGGAGTACAGCGACGCGGCCGAGCAAGACCTGGCGGATGCCAATAGTCTGTACGATGTGTTGGAAAACCAGATCATTCCGTTGTATTACTCAGGCCGCAGCGGCAACCAGCCGGCGGACGGCTGGTTGGCGATGGTGAAAGAATCGATCAGCACGCTGGGGCCGCAATTCAGCGCGCGGCGTATGCTGAAGGAGTACGTGAACGCCCTGTACGTGCCTGCCATGCAGGGTCATGTGAACGTTGTGGAGATCGGCTGATGGAACTCTCATTTACACAACAAGATGTGCTGCTGGCGTTCGGCATCTTCATGCTGCGCGTGGTGAACCAGAGCTTGGATACGCTGCGGGTTGTGATGATGTTGCGCGGGCGCAAGGCAGCGACCTGGATCCTGGGCTTCCTCGAGACGGTGATCTTTGTGGTTGCGCTGGGCTCGGTCATTACTGGGTTGGATAATGTGCTCAACATCATTGGCTATTCGGCTGGTTTTGCAACGGGCAACACGCTGGGTATGTGGGTGGAAGACCGCCTGGCGATCGGGTACATCAATCTGCGAGTGGTGAGCCGCAAGCGCGGCACGGCGGTGGTGGAGCTGCTGCGGGCGGAGGGTTTTGGCGTGACCGAGATCCCGGCGCGGGGCAAAGACGGCACAGTGAGCCTACTGAACCTGAGTGTGCGCCGCAAGGAACTGGACGAGGTGCAACGGCTGGTTGAGTCTGTGGACGATACCGCCTTCATCACCAGCGAAGAGACCCGCCCGCTGCGGCGCGGCTTTTGGGGCTAGTGCGCGGCCTGCGGCCGCGCGGGCGAACCTGCTCGGCTGCGCCGAGCTACGCTTCGCCGCTAGTACTCGGCCTCGGTTGGGCCGAGTAACGCAACGCCGCGGTTGCTCGGGTATACGCTTGCGTAGAATGGCGCAGCGGCAGTTTGTTTAGCGAGATGAAAGACTTGAATTGTCCCGGCTGTGGGGGCGTGGTGCCCGCAGGAGCCCAATGCTCCGATCGATTCTGGGAGGGGCAGATATTGGAGGGCAATGACCCTGCCTATTATGCTGTGCACCATCTCAGCGTGCCCGCCTATTACCTGCAGCACAACTTGTACTCTCGAGAGGGCTGGCTAGCGGTGCATGCATTGCTGGGTGAATTTCTCTTTGAGGGTCTAACCCCACAACTAGCTCGCCAGAAATATGGCCAGGACTTCAGCTCTGGCAAGCGCGAGTGGAGCATCGTTCGCGGGGCAAAGCTGGCCGACGTGGGAC contains the following coding sequences:
- a CDS encoding DUF2179 domain-containing protein; protein product: MELSFTQQDVLLAFGIFMLRVVNQSLDTLRVVMMLRGRKAATWILGFLETVIFVVALGSVITGLDNVLNIIGYSAGFATGNTLGMWVEDRLAIGYINLRVVSRKRGTAVVELLRAEGFGVTEIPARGKDGTVSLLNLSVRRKELDEVQRLVESVDDTAFITSEETRPLRRGFWG
- the glgP gene encoding alpha-glucan family phosphorylase, which translates into the protein MPYKSQQPIQFALPERINRLGDLAYNLWWTWQPSAQDLFQSIDPVLWQASAHNPVVFLRDLPPLTLQTASIDLNFTEHYDRVVSAFDAYMAPAENWFNQTHPEHIKKPIAYFSSEFGLHETVPIYAGGLGILAGDHLKEASDLGLPLVAVGFLYTHGYFFQHISEDGWQESRPVTLKFEEMPVLPVVDAEGKPLMVSLELPGRSLDAQVWEIRVGRVPLYLLDSNVDSNSDTDRQLTARLYSSDLDLRIAQEMLLGIGGVRALRTLGYNPAVWHMNEGHSAFLGLEQARELVQGGLGIDEAIKRVRMHNVFTTHTPVPAGNDEFPIWLIDRYFSQYWSELGLDQEGFIKLAHQVVGWGEAFSMPVLAMRFSAQHNGVSELHGQVARNMWHGLWPGRSEEQVPISYITNGIHTQTWLSKRMGQLYNKHLGTWRAHLDEPEAWQKIHDIPNEELWRARRHAKRKLAFWVRERVRRQWLHEGIHPVQVVAGGAMLDPYALTIGFARRFASYKRANLVLQDLERLIALVNKPDRPVQILFAGKAHPADEAGKQLIQEVYRAVKKAETGGRLVFLEGYDMELARYLVQGVDVWLNTPRRPMEASGTSGQKAALNGALNFSILDGWWREGYNGKNGWAIGAEQEYSDAAEQDLADANSLYDVLENQIIPLYYSGRSGNQPADGWLAMVKESISTLGPQFSARRMLKEYVNALYVPAMQGHVNVVEIG
- the dnaG gene encoding DNA primase, yielding MSNVEEIKARLAIEDIVSESGVQLRRAGKSLSGFCPFHSNTRTPSFVVFPESGTWRCFGQCNEGGDIFKYVMKKEGLDFTEALRRLADRAGVQLRPQSPMEQAAKEQHGRLRDALEAAARFYQAQLQTPSGAPVLNYLHGRSLTDETIAAFELGYAPDTLEPLAAAVQQAGFTLDEMMEAGLLSQADDGRRYARFRHRLIFPIRDANGKMAGFGARALSEESLPKYLNSAQGPLFDKSNLLYGMDKARKNIRTQDEAVLVEGYMDVIALHQAGFPNAVSPMGTALGEQQLRTLKRLTTRIVLALDADAAGDKATLRGLEVARKSLDREADPVFDARGLLRHEGRLQADIRVTALPDGKDPDEIVSADPEAWPRLLLAARPIVEHVMYSLAAGKDLQDAKVKRELAAQVLPLIADVPSPVERDSYTQKLARLLQVDERSLMAERPTRAAAPRRRTPAATPSLPEARPVPSIEDSTVRLESHCMSIIIRQPELLYRVDRALLEAGLPRLSISDFEHSDHQEMFRLSREALDQDVQEPYSYALQNLPMPLLDRAEEILVHSEKLDPEDDKVFEDLLRTFLLLRRRLLRKSNEQMRYLQQTAQQEGDLKASEYQQVMIQNTLTLQRLDKALATGPKRSLPRAL